A section of the Phycisphaerales bacterium genome encodes:
- the odhB gene encoding 2-oxoglutarate dehydrogenase complex dihydrolipoyllysine-residue succinyltransferase — translation MANNIVIPSLGESIVEVTVGRWLKSNGDFVQQDEMLVEIESDKVTQELPAASSGQLSISVPEGTEMKVGDTIGSIDSAAQPTATPPVEELPPTVAPTSEPAAVVEQATAAVPAPPAQPAAAPPAAQPAEATFARRTDPVPTPLARKVAEASGVSLAEVHGTGPSGRITKADVMAAETRQPPVVAAPVQPVPQQAPASDAPLVANATRGARRERMSKLRQRVAERLVSAQQTTAMLTTFNEIDMSQVMRLRSEHKDSFIERYGVKLGFMSFFCKACVSALQAYPRVNAYIVGQEIEYHDYADLSVAVGTDKGLVVPIIRNAETMDFAELEMSIANMAARAREGKLTVEDMTGGTFTISNGGVYGSLMSTPILNPPQSGILGLHKIMKRPVEDTTADSGVALKPMMYVALSYDHRMIDGAEAVGFLIHIKNCIENPERMLLGL, via the coding sequence ATGGCCAACAACATTGTCATTCCAAGTCTTGGTGAGTCAATTGTTGAAGTCACTGTCGGACGTTGGCTAAAGAGCAATGGTGACTTCGTACAACAAGATGAAATGCTTGTTGAAATTGAGTCAGATAAAGTAACACAAGAACTACCTGCGGCCAGTAGCGGGCAATTGTCCATCTCGGTGCCAGAGGGCACGGAGATGAAAGTCGGTGACACCATTGGCTCGATTGATTCCGCAGCCCAACCGACCGCCACGCCCCCAGTTGAAGAACTTCCGCCAACGGTAGCGCCAACTTCAGAGCCTGCAGCTGTTGTTGAGCAAGCAACCGCTGCTGTCCCGGCACCACCTGCTCAGCCAGCGGCAGCACCACCAGCTGCTCAGCCAGCGGAAGCGACCTTCGCTCGACGTACTGATCCTGTCCCCACGCCTTTGGCTCGAAAAGTTGCCGAAGCTTCCGGTGTATCACTCGCTGAAGTACATGGCACAGGCCCCTCGGGACGAATTACCAAGGCAGATGTGATGGCTGCAGAAACTCGACAGCCACCTGTGGTAGCAGCACCAGTCCAACCCGTGCCGCAACAAGCACCCGCTTCAGACGCCCCATTAGTGGCCAATGCCACGCGTGGCGCTCGACGGGAACGGATGAGCAAACTCCGTCAGCGCGTTGCTGAGCGCCTCGTGTCTGCCCAACAGACAACGGCCATGCTCACGACCTTCAATGAGATTGATATGAGCCAGGTGATGCGGCTTCGAAGTGAGCACAAAGACAGCTTCATAGAACGATATGGCGTCAAACTGGGGTTCATGTCATTCTTCTGCAAGGCCTGCGTCTCCGCACTTCAGGCTTATCCCCGGGTCAACGCATACATCGTTGGCCAGGAGATTGAATATCACGACTACGCTGACCTTTCTGTTGCAGTAGGCACTGACAAAGGACTTGTGGTCCCGATCATTCGTAATGCAGAGACCATGGATTTCGCAGAACTGGAAATGTCCATTGCAAACATGGCTGCTCGAGCTCGCGAAGGTAAGCTCACCGTTGAAGATATGACCGGTGGCACTTTCACCATTTCCAACGGTGGCGTCTACGGATCATTGATGTCAACACCGATACTCAATCCACCACAGTCAGGCATCCTTGGCTTACATAAAATTATGAAGCGGCCTGTAGAGGACACGACGGCTGATAGTGGTGTGGCACTCAAACCAATGATGTATGTGGCGCTGAGCTACGACCATCGCATGATCGATGGCGCTGAAGCCGTCGGCTTCCTGATCCATATCAAGAACTGCATTGAGAACCCAGAGCGCATGCTCCTTGGGCTCTGA